One genomic window of Paramormyrops kingsleyae isolate MSU_618 chromosome 20, PKINGS_0.4, whole genome shotgun sequence includes the following:
- the jmjd1cb gene encoding probable JmjC domain-containing histone demethylation protein 2C isoform X5, whose product MQGPYSLNGYRVRVYRQDSATQWFTGIITHHDLFNRTMIVMNDQVLEPQNVDPSMVQMTFLDDVVHSLLKGENIGITSRRRSRSSQNSNTAHTAGGRPTGTTASTQGHYTRAQANSPRPVMSSSGPAPKQAAQQPPSSQQQQQPVQAQPQQPAQLQQQSQLPQQSPGQQRGSRSGRRKGSDSSVPDDDKLDGGGRDYCKNKSKPAVNKRRKPEEDDKKGGLKRLKADNVSDFSESSDSENSNKRAVDSSSEHGSESELKSKSTSKAAQEEEKSQGSKGAEELALMDPLSPWEKTRGDEKSSRSDAQPGAEGEWPAQSSLAQAPKLPASLGQSGSASETPGCIVEAKSTVRTLSKEHYGSQVPRTPKCVIDITEEGGAPPGSREGPGAAASPPALQKSEPHVSEPRHPPSKPSGPEGRKPESGQQGARVLGHLEVIRPVTSVSESAAVAEREKVQQYSSIVPCVKNACMAEDVKKAHKPSPSPEVHKPKCNPSPDVAKSKTQSAVETSKPKPNTSPEVARHKARHQDGPAPTAGRPASKVDLDVPRSSFKPVPMRGSQEATKSPLIIDKNEHFTIYRDPALVRPEADLTHLAFVPQHLHPLHASSHGTCLAAGAHHPSHLLSGAPIGAHPAVHHAHLLPSVLSGMSPASLLGGHPRLDSGPTASLGHLALAHHHPHQQQQFLQQQPPPPLLPQGPSGASYNQLGLYPIIWQYPNGTHTYPGLSLPPSKWVHPENAVSSEAGLRRNTSSPWLHQHTPVSSADGLGMLSHVPVRPASADPHRPVKINAHASPPLPKIAGDRHKEELEKKAFVESIRPIATLHLKPDPDRSRTPTSKDGQLQRLFAEPLPGPGKVQRSGPDAADRSSKYKEENRRILQESIEVAPFTAKIRSGEPERDTYPRVPTLPQPPTSKGHTVQPEKEAELAAAELYKFKHGTPQSAPPSTYFTTLSNSVVNEPPRLYPSKEMNPYFEKAAGRDLAGRDLAGRDLAGRDLAGRDLAGRDLAGRDLAGRDLAGRDLSTSGAFNSKSLSKPPPLIKHQPEGEGLAGKITEQLSQQVALHPLSTPTSERRSPAVPSSNPLRCMPALHRAPVFHPPTQQTVERKEPGYGRLSPPTLTPIQPVSSAGKLSEQQKPPTLLPEMRDVAAACKGASDTVSAEAWKASDPQGHEKPGWHPDKGAVKPVAATASVIVRPASCIKYDGSPLPKAKERPYAGKSQADCVILAECREPGRVILPNTNLEDSQFKKNFLRPPQGGFSGCAATAASPACSARADTAASGTTAASIPGRVALDAPSSIPTATGARTDFTGPKGPEQEGWSGSSAVAPPPSTGSTTQAGAGQAYPGNFVHLKKHKAALAAAQSRSSGATEGEPTSTKPLPCPAPIPQDSIPAGSTPSIASPLTNGQPAQLSQPNYHKLKKAWLTRHSEEDRNTNKVEKTGGATAAEMIKPCTVSLVASTSGDVDVDKEGKGQDERSMQEDRRTRRGSKRAYESASESADDSDESESKSEQRAKRQPKPTYKKKQNDLQKRKGDNEEEEVKPNGVFRSAREKTKLKLASSNGIPRSVLKDWRKVKKLKQTGESFLQDDSCSEIGPNLQKCRECRVVRSKKGEEPSHSPVFCRFYYFRRLSYSKNGVIRIDGFSSPDQYDEEAVSLWAPDMYEDNELDLETSKYILSYIGDKFCQLVMTENTAATWIKKDAKIAWKRAVRGVREMCDACEATLFNIHWVCQKCGFVVCLDCYRARERKSSKDKELYAWLKCVKGQPHDHKHLMPTQIIPGTVLTDLVNAMHTLREKYSIKAHCACVAKQSSLLAKLPSTNGVSQVLQNVLNHSNKISLCKPDIQQQGAPQRVEANGSGGSPGSECGADSKLSPPESQSPLHFLADLAEQKSREEKKENKESPLGKAVKEEKEHCEGLVTNSTEQGSTLRDLLTTTAGKLRLGSTDAGIAFAPVYSTASQTGKSGRSMPNILDDIIASVVENKIPASRSAKAGPKREAGEEARPERRKAVAAADEASRLHADIPHCWLYERRLLWLKDHRNPNNWKLFRECWRQGQPVLVSGVHKKLNSSLWKADSFNQEFADHQGDLLNCKDGVVSNSGIKEFWDGFEDLTKRPKSKDGDAMVYRLKDWPSGEEFMALMPSRYDDLMKNLPLPEYSDPEGNLNLASHLPTFFVRPDLGPRLCCAYGVAASQEQDFGTANLHLEVSDIVSVLVYVGVAKGNGVLSKTGVLKRLEEEDLDDNLKKRLKDSSETPGALWHIYASKDVDRIKEFLYKVAKEQGVEVSAEHDPIREPGWYLTRKLRQRLQEECGVQGWTVVQFLGDSILIPAGALHQVQNLHSCVQVINDFVSPEHVVHSFHLTQELRSSKEEMNYEDKLQVKNIFYHCVKDAVGTLKRCCAEELDETEENS is encoded by the exons ATGCAAG GTCCATACTCGTTAAATGGCTATAGAGTACGAGTTTACAGGCAGGACTCTGCAACCCAGTGGTTCACGGGGATCATCACCCATCACGATCTGTTCAACCGCACTATGATTGTGATGAACGACCAG GTACTAGAACCTCAGAATGTCGACCCCTCTATGGTACAGATGACCTTTTTGGATGATGTTGTCCATTCCTTGCTGAAAGGTGAAAACATTGGCATTACATCCAGACGCAGGTCTCGCTCCAGCCAAAACAGCAACACTGCCCAT ACCGCGGGAGGGAGACCCACCGGCACCACAGCAAGCACTCAG GGTCACTACACTCGCGCACAGGCCAACAGCCCCCGGCCCGTCATGAGCTCGTCAGGGCCAGCTCCCAAGCAGGCGGCCCAGCAGCCGCCCTCGtcacaacagcagcagcagccggtgcaggcgcagccacagcagccagcgcagctgcagcagcagtcCCAGCTCCCCCAGCAGTCCCCGGGCCAGCAGCGGGGCTCCCGTTCTGGCCGTAGGAAGGGCTCCGACAGCAGCGTGCCGGACGACGACAAGCTGGACGGGGGAGGCAGAG ACTACTGCAAGAACAAGAGCAAACCAGCAGTGAATAAACGAAGGAAACCTGAGGAGGATGACAAGAAAGGCGGTCTGAAACGACTAAAGGCAGACAACGTCTCTGACTTCTCCGAGAGCAGTGACTCCGAGAACTCTAATAAGAGAGCCGTCGACTCTTCCTCTGAGCATGGCTCAGAGAGCGAGCTGAAAAGCAAGAGCACTTCAAAGGCTGCCCAAGAGGAGGAGAAATCCCAGGGTTCCAAGGGGGCTGAGGAGCTGGCTCTCATGGATCCCCTGTCTCCCTGGGAGAAAACGCGAGGAGATGAAAAAAGCAGCAGGTCTGAcgcacagccaggggccgaggGCGAGTGGCCAGCTCAGAGCTCCCTGGCACAGGCTCCCAAACTGCCCGCCTCCCTGGGGCAGAGCGGCAGCGCCTCGGAGACCCCGGGCTGCATCGTGGAGGCGAAAAGCACTGTGAGAACACTATCCAAGGAGCATTACGGCAGCCAAGTGCCACGCACACCCAAGTGTGTCATCGACATCACGGAGGAGGGCGGGGCGCCCCCGGGCTCACGGGAAGGCCCGGGGGCTGCGGCGAGTCCGCCGGCGCTCCAGAAATCCGAGCCGCACGTCTCCGAGCCCAGGCACCCGCCGTCGAAGCCCTCGGGCCCGGAAGGCAGGAAACCGGagagcggccagcagggggcgcgcGTCCTCGGCCACCTGGAGGTCATCCGGCCGGTGACGTCCGTCAGCGAGTCCGCCGCCGTGGCCGAGAGGGAGAAGGTGCAGCAGTATTCCTCCATTGTGCCGTGCGTTAAGAATGCCTGTATGGCCGAGGACGTCAAGAAGGCGCACAAGCCCAGCCCGTCACCCGAGGTCCACAAACCCAAGTGCAACCCCTCCCCCGACGTCGCCAAGTCGAAAACCCAGAGTGCCGTCGAGACGTCCAAGCCCAAGCCCAACACATCCCCCGAGGTGGCCAGGCACAAAGCGCGCCACCAGGACGGCCCTGCCCCCACAGCCGGCCGCCCCGCTTCCAAGGTCGACCTGGATGTCCCGCGCTCCAGCTTCAAGCCCGTCCCTATGCGTGGCAGCCAGGAGGCCACCAAGAGCCCCCTCATCATCGACAAGAACGAGCACTTCACCATCTACAGGGACCCGGCGCTGGTGCGGCCCGAGGCTGACCTCACCCACCTGGCCTTCGTGCCCCAGCACCTGCACCCGCTGCACGCCTCTTCCCACGGCACTTGCCTGGCGGCCGGCGCCCACCACCCCTCCCACCTGCTCTCCGGCGCCCCCATCGGCGCCCACCCCGCCGTGCACCACGCCCACCTGCTCCCAAGCGTACTCTCTGGGATGTCCCCGGCCTCCCTGCTGGGGGGGCACCCCCGCCTGGACTCCGGCCCTACGGCAAGCCTGGGTCACCTCGCTCTGGCCCATCACCACCCCCACCAACAGCAGCAGTTCCTGCAGCAGCAGCCGCCGCCCCCCCTGCTGCCTCAGGGCCCCTCTGGAGCGTCCTACAACCAGTTAGGCCTCTACCCCATCATCTGGCAGTACCCCAATGGCACCCACACCTACCCGGGCCTCAGCTTGCCTCCGTCCAAATGGGTGCACCCTGAAAACGCCGTCAGCTCCGAGGCCGGCTTGAGGAGG AACACGTCCAGCCCCTGGCTGCACCAGCACACCCCGGTGTCTTCGGCAGACGGCCTGGGGATGCTAAGCCACGTCCCCGTCCGTCCCGCCAGCGCTGACCCCCACCGGCCTGTCAAGATCAATGCGCACGCCAGCCCCCCTCTCCCCAAGATCGCCGGCGACCGCCACAAGGA GGAGCTGGAGAAGAAAGCTTTCGTCGAGTCCATACGGCCGATCGCCACGCTGCACCTGAAGCCGGACCCGGACCGCAGCCGGACCCCGACGAGCAAAGACGGCCAGCTGCAGCGCCTGTTCGCTGAGCCGCTTCCGGGACCGGGCAAAGTCCAGCGCTCCGGCCCGGACGCCGCCGACCGATCCAGCAAGTACAAAGAGGAGAACCGGCGCATCCTACAGGAGAGCATCGAGGTGGCGCCCTTCACGGCCAAGATCCGCTCCGGCGAGCCCGAGCGTGACACCTATCCCCGCGTCCCGACCCTGCCGCAGCCCCCGACCTCCAAGGGCCACACTGTTCAGCCAGAGAAGGAGGCGGAGCTTGCGGCAGCCGAGCTCTACAAGTTCAAGCACGGCACGCCGCAGTCGGCACCCCCTAGCACATACTTCACCACCCTGTCCAACAGCGTGGTCAACGAGCCACCCCGGCTGTACCCCTCAAAGGAGATGAACCCCTACTTTGAGAAGGCGGCTGGGAGGGACCTGGCTGGGAGGGACCTGGCTGGGAGGGACCTGGCTGGGAGGGACCTGGCTGGGAGGGACCTGGCTGGGAGGGACCTGGCTGGGAGAGACCTGGCTGGGAGGGACCTGGCTGGGAGGGACCTGTCCACCTCTGGGGCTTTCAACAGTAAGTCTTTGTCAAAACCTCCACCGCTGATCAAGCACCAGCCTGAGGGTGAGGGCCTGGCAGGCAAGATCACAGAGCAGCTCTCCCAACAGGTGGCATTGCACCCCCTCAGCACCCCCACCAGCGAGAGGAGGAGCCCCGCTGTCCCGTCGTCCAACCCTCTGCGGTGCATGCCAGCGCTACACCGGGCTCCCGTCTTCCACCCTCCCACCCAGCAGACCGTGGAGCGCAAGGAACCCGGCTACGGCCGGCTGTCCCCGCCCACACTTACCCCCATCCAGCCCGTCAGCTCTGCGGGGAAGCTGTCGGAGCAGCAGAAGCCCCCGACGCTGCTGCCTGAGATGCGCGATGTCGCTGCCGCCTGCAAGGGCGCCTCTGACACGGTGTCGGCAGAGGCCTGGAAAGCCAGCGACCCTCAAGGCCACGAGAAGCCCGGCTGGCACCCGGACAAGGGCGCCGTGAAGCCAGTGGCCGCCACCGCCTCCGTCATTGTGCGCCCGGCATCGTGCATAAAGTACGACGGCTCGCCGCTTCCGAAGGCCAAGGAGCGACCGTATGCAGGCAAGAGCCAGGCGGACTGTGTGATCCTGGCTGAGTGCAGGGAGCCTGGGAGGGTCATTTTGCCAAACACAAACCTAGAGGACTCGCAGTTCAAGAAGAACTTCCTGAGGCCGCCACAAGGGGGCTTTTCTGGCTGTGCCGCAACTGCCGCAAGTCCTGCGTGCAGTGCCAGGGCCGACACTGCGGCCTCTGGGACCACAGCGGCCAGCATCCCGGGCCGAGTCGCGCTGGACGCACCATCCTCCATTCCCACTGCGACCGGAGCCAGAACGGATTTTACGGGCCCCAAAGGGCCAGAGCAGGAGGGCTGGTCTGGCAGCAGCGCTGTGGCACCCCCTCCCAGCACAGGAAGCACTACACAGGCCGGAGCGGGTCAAGCCTACCCCGGAAACTTCGTCCACCTGAAGAAGCACAAGGCGGCGCTGGCTGCAGCCCAGTCCAGGAGCAGCGGCGCCACTGAGGGCGAGCCCACCAGCACCAAGCCCCTCCCATGCCCAGCTCCCATTCCACAGGACAGCATCCCGGCCGGCAGCACACCAAGCATAGCGAGCCCCCTGACCAACGGGCAGCCCGCCCAGCTGAGCCAGCCGAACTACCACAAGTTGAAGAAAGCTTGGCTCACCCGGCACTCGGAGGAGGACCGCAACACTAACAAGGTGGAgaagacagggggcgccaccgcGGCGGAGATGATCAAACCCTGCACAGTCAGCCTGGTTGCCTCCACGTCTGGCGACGTGGACGTCGACAAGGAGGGCAAAGGGCAAGATGAACGAAGCATGCAGGAGGACCGGAGGACGCGGCGTGGCAGCAAGAGGGCTTACGAGTCGGCCTCTGAGAGCGCAGATGACTCGGACGAGAGCGAGAGCAAGTCGGAGCAGAGGGCCAAGCGTCAGCCCAAGCCCACATACAAGAAGAAGCAGAACGACCTGCAGAAGCGGAAGGGCGACAATGAGGAGGAAGAGGTGAAACCCAACGGCGTCTTCAGGAGCGCCAGGGAGAAGACCAAGCTCAAGCTGGCCAGCAGCA ATGGGATCCCCCGCTCGGTGCTCAAGGATTGGAGGAAGGTGAAGAAGTTGAAGCAGACCGGGGAGTCCTTCCTGCAGGACGACTCGTGCTCCGAGATCGGGCCCAACCTGCAGAAGTGCCGCGAGTGCCGGGTGGTCCGCAGCAAGAAGGGCGAGGAGCCGTCCCACTCCCCTGTCTTCTGCCGGTTCTACTACTTCCGCCG CCTCTCGTACAGCAAGAATGGTGTGATAAGGATAGATGGCTTTTCCTCGCCGGATCAGTATGACGAGGAGGCCGTGAGCCTGTGGGCCCCAGACATGTACGAGGACAACGAGCTGGACCTGGAGACCTCTAAGTACATCCTCAGCTACATTGGGGACAAATTCTGTCAGCTGGTCATGACAGAGAACACCGCAGCCACGTGGATCAAAAAGGACG CCAAGATCGCCTGGAAGAGAGCGGTGAGAGGCGTGCGGGAGATGTGCGACGCCTGCGAAGCCACGCTGTTTAACATCCACTGGGTCTGCCAGAAATGCGGATTTGTGGTCTGCCTGGATTGCTACAGGGCGAGGGAGAGAAAGAGCTCCAAAG ACAAAGAGCTGTACGCCTGGCTGAAGTGTGTCAAGGGGCAGCCGCACGACCACAAGCACCTGATGCCAACGCAGATCATCCCGGGAACAG TGCTGACCGACCTGGTGAATGCTATGCACACCCTTCGAGAGAAGTACAGCATCAAGGCGCACTGTGCCTGCGTGGCCAAGCAGAGCTCTCTACTGGCCAAGCTGCCATCCACCAACGGTGTCTCGCAG GTGCTGCAGAACGTGCTGAACCATAGCAACAAGATCTCTCTGTGTAAGCCTGACATCCAGCAGCAGGGCGCCCCCCAGAGGGTGGAGGCCAACGGCAGTGGAGGCAGCCCTGGCAGCGAGTGCGGTGCGGACAGCAAGCTGAGCCCACCCGAGTCGCAATCCCCCCTGCACTTCCTGGCCGACCTGGCTGAGCAGAAGTCCCGCGAGGAGAAGaagg AAAACAAAGAGTCGCCCTTGGGGAAGGCGGTcaaggaggagaaggagcaTTGTGAGGGTCTGGTGACCAACAGCACGGAGCAGGGCTCCACGCTGCGGGACCTGCTCACCACCACTGCCGGCAAGCTGCGGCTGGGCTCCACGGATGCCGGCATCGCCTTCGCCCCCGTCTACTCCACCGCGTCGCAG ACCGGCAAGAGCGGACGCAGCATGCCCAACATCCTAGACGACATCATCGCCTCGGTGGTGGAAAACAAGATCCCGGCCAGCAGGAGCGCCAAAGCGGGCCCCAAGCGCGAGGCGGGCGAGGAGGCGCGGCCAGAGCGGAGGAAGGCCGTCGCCGCCGCCGATGAGGCCTCCAGGCTGCACGCCGACATCCCGCACTGCTGGTTGTACGAGCGCCGGCTGCTCTGGCTCAAGGATCACCGCAACCCCAACAACTGGAAGCTCTTCAGGGAGTGCTGGAGACAGGGCCAG CCCGTGCTGGTGTCGGGGGTGCATAAGAAGCTGAACAGCAGTCTATGGAAGGCGGATTCCTTCAACCAGGAATTCGCCGACCACCAAGGAGACCTTTTAAACTGCAAGGATGGTGTGGTTTCCAACTCCGGCATCAAGGAATTCTGGGATGGCTTCGAGGACCTGACGA AGCGGCCGAAGTCCAAGGACGGGGACGCCATGGTGTACCGGCTGAAGGACTGGCCGTCGGGTGAGGAGTTCATGGCCCTCATGCCTTCCAG GTACGACGACCTAATGAAGAACCTCCCCCTTCCGGAATACTCTGACCCCGAAGGGAACCTCAACCTGGCTTCCCATCTGCCGACATTTTTTGTGCGGCCTGACCTGGGCCCGCGGCTCTGCTGTGCATATG GGGTGGCTGCGTCCCAAGAGCAGGACTTCGGAACGGCCAACCTCCACCTGGAGGTCTCCGACATCGTCAGCGTCCTCGTTTACGTTGGTGTGGCCAAAGGAAACGGAGTCCTCTCAAAAACAG GCGTGTTGAAGAGACTGGAGGAAGAGGATCTGGATGACAATTTGAAGAAGAGATTGAAAGACTCCAGTGAGACACCGGGAGCCTTATGGCACATCTACGCTAGCAAAGACGTGGACAGAATTAAAGAGTTCCTGTACAAG GTCGCCAAGGAGCAGGGCGTGGAGGTGTCCGCCGAGCACGACCCGATCCGCGAGCCTGGCTGGTACCTGACCCGGAAGCTACGGCAGCGGCTGCAGGAGGAGTGCGGGGTGCAGGGCTGGACGGTGGTGCAGTTCCTGGGGGACTCCATCCTCATCCCCGCGGGGGCGCTGCACCAG GTGCAGAACCTTCACAGTTGTGTCCAGGTGATTAATGACTTTGTATCTCCGGAACATGTGGTGCACTCATTTCATTTAACACAGGAACTGAGATCCTCCAAAGAAGAAATGAACTATGAAGATAAGCTACAG GTCAAGAACATCTTTTATCACTGTGTGAAAGATGCCGTGGGAACATTGAAGCGGTGCTGTGCTGAGGAGCTGGACGAAACAGAGGAGAACTCGTGA